A single region of the Streptomyces sp. NBC_00236 genome encodes:
- a CDS encoding PH-like domain-containing protein — protein MTTLSPTHQLYRLAAEQKSAEVTDWSARISWVIGLAVFIAFIYWLMRQGWKWRGSLQSGLSDLATTPDGFSDGEKLLTLTGRYHASTTAGQWLDRIVAHGLGTRSRVELTLTAQGLDVVRPGATDFFVPAADLREARTDKALAGKVLPEGGLLVITWALGDQLIDSGFRSDHSAEHAAWVEAVNHLTSTTEGTAR, from the coding sequence GTGACAACACTCAGCCCCACCCACCAGCTGTACCGACTGGCCGCCGAGCAGAAGTCGGCGGAGGTCACCGACTGGTCCGCCCGCATCAGCTGGGTGATCGGACTGGCCGTCTTCATCGCCTTCATCTACTGGCTCATGCGCCAGGGATGGAAGTGGCGCGGCAGCCTCCAGTCCGGTCTCTCCGACCTCGCGACCACCCCGGACGGCTTCTCGGACGGCGAGAAGCTGCTCACGCTGACCGGGCGCTACCACGCCTCGACGACGGCCGGGCAGTGGCTCGACCGCATCGTCGCCCACGGCCTCGGCACCCGCAGCCGCGTCGAGCTCACCCTCACCGCGCAGGGCCTCGACGTCGTACGGCCCGGCGCGACGGACTTCTTCGTCCCCGCCGCCGACCTGCGCGAGGCCAGGACCGACAAGGCACTCGCCGGCAAGGTCCTGCCCGAAGGCGGACTCCTGGTCATCACCTGGGCGCTCGGCGACCAGCTGATCGACTCCGGATTCCGCTCCGACCACTCGGCCGAGCACGCCGCCTGGGTCGAAGCCGTCAACCACCTCACCAGCACTACGGAAGGCACCGCACGATGA
- the carB gene encoding carbamoyl-phosphate synthase large subunit, protein MPKRSDIQSVLVIGSGPIVIGQAAEFDYSGTQACRVLKAEGLRVILVNSNPATIMTDPEIADATYVEPITPEFVEKIIAKERPDALLPTLGGQTALNTAISMHENGVLEKYGVELIGANVEAINKGEDRELFKGVVEAVKAKIGYGESARSVICHSMDDIMKGVDTLGGYPVVVRPSFTMGGAGSGFAHDEEELRRIAGQGLTLSPTTEVLLEESILGWKEYELELMRDKNDNVVVVCSIENFDPMGVHTGDSITVAPAMTLTDREYQRLRDIGIAIIREVGVDTGGCNIQFAIDPADGRVIVIEMNPRVSRSSALASKATGFPIAKIAAKLAVGYTLDEIPNDITEKTPASFEPTLDYVVVKAPRFAFEKFPSADSTLTTTMKSVGEAMAIGRNFTEALQKALRSLEKKGSQFAFTGEPGDKAELLAEAVRPTDGRINTVMQAIRAGATQEEVFDATKIDPWFVDQLFLIKEIADELAAADKLVPELLADAKRHGFSDVQIAEIRGLREDVVREVRHALGIRPVYKTVDTCAAEFAAKTPYFYSSYDEESEVAPRTKPAVIILGSGPNRIGQGIEFDYSCVHASFALSDAGYETVMVNCNPETVSTDYDTSDRLYFEPLTLEDVLEIVHAESLAGPIAGVIVQLGGQTPLGLAQALKDNGVPVVGTSPEAIHAAEDRGAFGRVLAEAGLPAPKHGTATTFSEAKAIADEIGYPVLVRPSYVLGGRGMEIVYDETRLSSYIAESTEISPTRPVLVDRFLDDAIEIDVDALYDGTELYLGGVMEHIEEAGIHSGDSACALPPITLGGYDIKRLRASTESIAKGVGVRGLINIQFALSGDILYVLEANPRASRTVPFTSKATAVPLAKAAARISLGATVAELRAEGLLPRHGDGGTLPLDAPISVKEAVMPWSRFRDVHGRGVDTVLGPEMRSTGEVMGIDSVFGTAYAKSQAGAYGPLPTKGRAFISVANRDKRTMIFPARELVAHGFELMATSGTAEVLKRNGINATVVRKLSEGEGPNGEKTIVQLIHDGEVDLIVNTPYGTGGRLDGYEIRTAAVARSVPCLTTVQALAAAVQGIDALNHGDVGVRSLQEHAEHLTAARD, encoded by the coding sequence GTGCCTAAGCGCTCCGATATCCAGTCCGTCCTGGTCATCGGCTCCGGTCCGATCGTCATCGGCCAGGCCGCCGAGTTCGACTACTCCGGCACCCAGGCCTGCCGCGTCCTCAAGGCCGAGGGCCTGCGCGTCATCCTGGTGAACTCCAACCCGGCGACGATCATGACCGACCCGGAGATCGCCGACGCCACGTACGTCGAGCCGATCACCCCCGAGTTCGTCGAGAAGATCATCGCCAAGGAGCGCCCGGACGCGCTGCTCCCGACCCTGGGCGGCCAGACCGCGCTCAACACGGCGATCTCCATGCACGAGAACGGTGTCCTGGAGAAGTACGGCGTCGAGCTCATCGGCGCCAATGTCGAGGCCATCAACAAGGGCGAGGACCGCGAGCTCTTCAAGGGCGTCGTCGAGGCCGTCAAGGCGAAGATCGGCTACGGCGAGTCCGCCCGGTCCGTCATCTGCCACTCCATGGACGACATCATGAAGGGCGTCGACACCCTCGGCGGCTACCCCGTCGTCGTCCGCCCCTCCTTCACCATGGGCGGTGCCGGTTCCGGCTTCGCCCACGACGAGGAGGAGCTGCGCCGCATCGCCGGACAGGGCCTCACGCTCTCCCCGACCACCGAGGTGCTCCTGGAGGAGTCCATCCTCGGCTGGAAGGAGTACGAGCTGGAGCTGATGCGCGACAAGAACGACAACGTCGTGGTCGTCTGCTCCATCGAGAACTTCGACCCGATGGGCGTCCACACGGGTGACTCGATCACCGTCGCCCCGGCGATGACGCTCACCGACCGCGAGTACCAGCGGCTGCGCGACATCGGCATCGCGATCATCCGCGAGGTCGGCGTCGACACCGGCGGCTGCAACATCCAGTTCGCCATCGACCCGGCCGACGGCCGCGTCATCGTGATCGAGATGAACCCCCGCGTCTCCCGCTCCTCGGCGCTCGCCTCCAAGGCCACCGGCTTCCCGATCGCCAAGATCGCCGCCAAGCTGGCCGTCGGCTACACGCTCGACGAGATCCCCAACGACATCACCGAGAAGACGCCGGCCTCCTTCGAGCCGACCCTCGACTACGTCGTGGTCAAGGCCCCGCGCTTCGCCTTCGAGAAGTTCCCCTCCGCCGACTCCACCCTCACCACCACCATGAAGTCGGTGGGCGAGGCCATGGCGATCGGCCGCAACTTCACCGAGGCGCTGCAGAAGGCGCTGCGCTCCCTGGAGAAGAAGGGCTCGCAGTTCGCCTTCACCGGCGAGCCCGGCGACAAGGCGGAGCTGCTCGCCGAGGCGGTCCGCCCGACCGACGGCCGGATCAACACCGTCATGCAGGCGATCCGGGCCGGCGCCACCCAGGAAGAGGTCTTCGACGCCACGAAGATCGACCCCTGGTTCGTCGACCAGCTCTTCCTCATCAAGGAGATCGCCGACGAGCTGGCCGCCGCCGACAAGCTCGTCCCCGAGCTGCTGGCCGACGCCAAGCGGCACGGCTTCTCCGACGTCCAGATCGCCGAGATCCGCGGCCTGCGCGAGGACGTCGTCCGCGAGGTACGGCACGCGCTCGGCATCCGCCCGGTCTACAAGACGGTCGACACCTGCGCGGCCGAGTTCGCGGCGAAGACGCCGTACTTCTACTCCTCCTACGACGAGGAGAGCGAGGTCGCACCCCGCACCAAGCCCGCGGTGATCATCCTCGGCTCCGGCCCCAACCGCATCGGCCAGGGCATCGAGTTCGACTACTCCTGCGTCCACGCCTCCTTCGCGCTGAGCGACGCGGGCTACGAGACCGTGATGGTCAACTGCAACCCGGAGACGGTCTCCACGGACTACGACACCTCCGACCGCCTGTACTTCGAGCCGCTGACGCTGGAAGACGTGCTGGAGATCGTGCACGCCGAGTCCCTCGCGGGCCCGATCGCGGGCGTCATCGTCCAGCTCGGCGGCCAGACCCCGCTGGGCCTGGCGCAGGCGCTCAAGGACAACGGCGTGCCCGTCGTCGGGACCTCCCCGGAGGCCATCCACGCCGCCGAGGACCGCGGCGCCTTCGGCCGCGTGCTCGCAGAGGCCGGCCTGCCCGCCCCGAAGCACGGCACCGCCACCACCTTCTCCGAGGCCAAGGCCATCGCCGACGAGATCGGCTACCCCGTCCTCGTACGCCCGTCCTACGTGCTCGGCGGCCGCGGCATGGAGATCGTGTACGACGAGACCCGGCTCTCCTCGTACATCGCCGAGTCCACCGAGATCAGCCCCACCCGGCCGGTCCTGGTCGACCGCTTCCTCGACGACGCCATCGAGATCGACGTCGACGCCCTCTACGACGGCACCGAGCTCTACCTCGGCGGCGTCATGGAGCACATCGAGGAGGCCGGTATCCACTCCGGGGACTCCGCCTGCGCCCTGCCCCCGATCACGCTCGGCGGCTACGACATCAAGCGGCTGCGCGCCTCCACCGAGTCCATCGCCAAGGGCGTCGGCGTCCGCGGACTGATCAACATCCAGTTCGCGCTCTCCGGTGACATCCTCTACGTCCTCGAAGCCAACCCGCGCGCCTCCCGCACCGTCCCCTTCACCTCGAAGGCGACCGCGGTACCGCTCGCGAAGGCCGCCGCCCGCATCTCGCTGGGCGCGACCGTCGCGGAGCTGCGTGCGGAGGGCCTGCTGCCCAGGCACGGCGACGGCGGCACCCTGCCGCTCGACGCGCCGATCTCCGTCAAGGAGGCCGTCATGCCGTGGTCGCGCTTCCGCGACGTCCACGGGCGCGGCGTCGACACGGTCCTCGGCCCGGAGATGCGCTCCACCGGAGAGGTCATGGGCATCGACTCGGTCTTCGGCACGGCGTACGCCAAGTCGCAGGCGGGCGCCTACGGCCCGCTGCCCACCAAGGGCCGCGCCTTCATCTCGGTCGCCAACCGCGACAAGCGCACGATGATCTTCCCGGCCCGCGAGCTGGTCGCCCACGGTTTCGAGCTGATGGCCACCTCCGGCACCGCCGAGGTGCTCAAGCGCAACGGCATCAACGCGACCGTCGTGCGCAAGCTGTCCGAGGGCGAGGGCCCGAACGGCGAGAAGACGATCGTCCAGCTCATCCACGACGGCGAGGTCGACCTCATCGTCAACACGCCGTACGGAACCGGCGGCCGGCTCGACGGCTACGAGATCCGCACCGCGGCCGTCGCCCGGTCCGTGCCGTGCCTCACCACGGTCCAGGCGCTCGCCGCAGCCGTCCAGGGCATCGACGCCCTCAACCACGGAGACGTGGGCGTCCGGTCACTCCAGGAACACGCGGAACATCTGACCGCGGCACGCGACTAG
- a CDS encoding aspartate carbamoyltransferase catalytic subunit, producing MKRHLISAADLTRDDAVLILDTAEEMARVADRPIKKLPTLRGRTVVNLFFEDSTRTRISFEAAAKRLSADVINFSAKGSSVSKGESLKDTALTLEAMGADAVVIRHGASGAPYRLATSGWIDGAVVNAGDGTHEHPTQALLDAFTMRRRLVGPDTGLGKDLDGRRITIVGDILHSRVARSNVHLLTTLGAHVTLVAPPTLVPVGVEKWPCDISYSLDEVLPKSDAVMMLRVQRERMNAAYFPTEREYSRRYGLDGERMAKMPEHAIVMHPGPMVRGMEITAEVADSDRCTVVEQVANGVSIRMAVLYLLLGGSEPAAPTTAPAAARTEENK from the coding sequence ATGAAGCGCCACCTCATCTCGGCCGCCGACCTCACCCGCGACGACGCCGTCCTGATCCTCGACACCGCCGAGGAAATGGCCAGGGTCGCGGACCGGCCGATCAAGAAGCTCCCGACCCTGCGCGGCCGTACCGTCGTCAACCTCTTCTTCGAGGACTCGACGCGTACCCGCATCTCCTTCGAGGCAGCCGCCAAGCGGCTGTCCGCCGACGTCATCAACTTCTCCGCCAAGGGCTCCTCGGTCTCCAAGGGAGAGTCCCTCAAGGACACCGCCCTGACCCTGGAGGCGATGGGCGCCGACGCCGTCGTCATCCGGCACGGCGCCTCCGGTGCCCCGTACCGCCTGGCCACCTCCGGGTGGATCGACGGCGCGGTCGTCAACGCGGGCGACGGGACGCACGAGCACCCCACCCAGGCGCTCCTGGACGCCTTCACCATGCGCCGCAGGCTGGTCGGGCCCGACACCGGGCTCGGCAAGGACCTCGACGGCCGCCGGATCACGATCGTCGGCGACATCCTGCACAGCCGTGTCGCCCGCTCCAACGTCCACCTGCTGACCACCCTCGGCGCCCACGTCACCCTGGTGGCCCCGCCGACCCTCGTCCCGGTAGGTGTCGAGAAGTGGCCCTGCGACATCAGCTACAGCCTCGACGAGGTGCTGCCGAAGTCGGACGCTGTGATGATGCTTCGTGTGCAGCGTGAGCGGATGAACGCCGCGTACTTCCCGACCGAGCGCGAGTACTCCCGCCGCTACGGACTGGACGGCGAGCGGATGGCGAAGATGCCCGAGCACGCCATCGTCATGCACCCCGGCCCGATGGTCCGCGGCATGGAGATCACCGCCGAGGTGGCCGACTCCGACCGGTGCACGGTCGTCGAGCAGGTCGCCAACGGCGTCTCGATCCGCATGGCCGTGCTCTACCTGCTGCTCGGCGGCTCCGAGCCGGCCGCCCCCACCACAGCCCCCGCCGCCGCCCGTACCGAGGAGAACAAGTAA
- a CDS encoding dihydroorotase produces the protein MSKILIRGAKVLGGEPQDVLIDGETIAAVGTGLDAGDATVIEAAGQVLLPGLVDLHTHLREPGREDSETVLTGTKAAAVGGFTAVHAMANTFPVADTAGVVEQVWRLGKESGYCDVQPIGAVTVGLEGKQLAELGAMHDSAAGVKVFSDDGKCVDDAVIMRRALEYVKAFDGVVAQHAQEPRLTEGAQMNEGIVSAELGLGGWPAVAEESIIARDVLLAAHVGSRVHICHLSTAGSVEIVRWAKSKGWNVTAEVTPHHLLLTDELVRSYNPVYKVNPPLRTEADVMALREALADGTIDCVATDHAPHPHEDKDCEWAAAAMGMVGLETALSVVQQTMVDTGLIDWAGVADRMSFRPAAIGRLDGHGRPVSEGEPANLTLVDPAYRGVVDPAGFASRSRNTPYEGRELPGRVTHTFLRGRATVVDGKLA, from the coding sequence ATGAGCAAGATCCTTATCCGCGGCGCGAAGGTCCTCGGCGGCGAACCCCAGGACGTCCTCATCGACGGCGAGACCATCGCCGCGGTCGGCACCGGGCTGGACGCCGGCGACGCCACCGTGATCGAGGCGGCGGGCCAGGTCCTGCTGCCCGGCCTGGTCGACCTCCACACCCACCTGCGCGAGCCCGGCCGCGAGGACTCCGAGACCGTCCTGACCGGCACCAAGGCCGCTGCGGTCGGCGGCTTCACCGCCGTCCACGCCATGGCCAACACCTTCCCGGTCGCCGACACCGCCGGCGTCGTCGAGCAGGTCTGGCGGCTCGGCAAGGAGTCCGGCTACTGCGACGTGCAGCCCATCGGCGCCGTCACCGTCGGCCTGGAGGGCAAGCAGCTCGCCGAACTCGGCGCCATGCACGATTCGGCCGCCGGAGTGAAGGTCTTCTCCGACGACGGCAAGTGCGTCGACGACGCGGTGATCATGCGCCGCGCCCTGGAGTACGTGAAGGCGTTCGACGGAGTCGTCGCCCAGCACGCCCAGGAGCCCCGCCTCACCGAGGGTGCCCAGATGAACGAGGGCATCGTCTCCGCGGAGCTCGGCCTCGGCGGCTGGCCCGCCGTCGCCGAGGAGTCGATCATCGCCCGCGACGTGCTGCTCGCCGCGCACGTCGGCTCCCGGGTCCACATCTGCCACCTGTCGACCGCCGGCTCCGTGGAGATCGTCCGCTGGGCCAAGTCCAAGGGCTGGAACGTCACCGCCGAGGTCACCCCGCACCACCTGCTCCTCACCGACGAGCTCGTCCGGTCCTACAACCCGGTCTACAAGGTGAACCCGCCGCTGCGCACCGAGGCCGATGTCATGGCCCTGCGCGAGGCGCTTGCCGACGGCACCATCGACTGCGTCGCCACCGACCACGCCCCGCACCCGCACGAGGACAAGGACTGCGAGTGGGCCGCGGCCGCCATGGGCATGGTGGGCCTGGAGACCGCGCTCTCCGTCGTCCAGCAGACGATGGTCGACACCGGACTCATCGACTGGGCCGGCGTCGCCGACCGCATGTCGTTCCGCCCCGCAGCCATCGGCCGCCTCGACGGACACGGCCGGCCCGTCTCGGAGGGCGAGCCCGCCAACCTCACCCTGGTCGATCCGGCATACCGTGGAGTCGTGGACCCCGCGGGCTTCGCCTCCCGCAGCCGCAACACCCCCTACGAGGGGCGCGAGCTGCCGGGCCGAGTGACCCACACCTTCCTGCGGGGCCGTGCCACGGTCGTCGACGGGAAACTCGCGTGA
- the carA gene encoding glutamine-hydrolyzing carbamoyl-phosphate synthase small subunit, which yields MTISTRGAAKAPAVLVLEDGRAFRGRAYGAVGETFGEAVFSTGMTGYQETLTDPSYHRQVVVMTAPHVGNTGVNDEDPESKQIWVAGYVVRDPARVPSNWRSRRSLDEELAGQGVVGISGIDTRALTRHLRERGAMRVGIFSGDAIADEGALLDRVRQAPEMKGADLSAEVATKETYVVPAIGTKKFTVAAIDLGIKGMTPHRMAERGIEVHVLPATATLEEVYAVQPDGVFFSNGPGDPSTADHPVSLMQGVLERQTPLFGICFGNQILGRALGFGTYKLKYGHRGINQPVQDRSTGKVEVTAHNHGFAVDAPLDKVSDTAYGRAEVSHVCLNDQVVEGLRLLDRPAFSVQYHPEAAAGPHDAAYLFDRFVSLMEDQRA from the coding sequence ATGACGATCTCCACCCGGGGAGCCGCCAAAGCTCCCGCCGTACTCGTCCTGGAGGACGGCCGCGCCTTCCGCGGCCGCGCCTACGGGGCTGTGGGGGAGACCTTCGGCGAGGCCGTCTTCTCCACCGGCATGACCGGCTACCAGGAAACGCTGACCGACCCCTCGTACCACCGCCAGGTCGTCGTGATGACCGCCCCGCACGTCGGGAACACCGGTGTGAACGACGAGGACCCCGAGTCCAAGCAGATCTGGGTGGCCGGCTACGTAGTCCGCGACCCCGCCCGGGTGCCTTCCAACTGGCGCTCCCGCCGGTCCCTGGACGAGGAGCTCGCCGGCCAGGGAGTCGTCGGCATCAGCGGCATCGACACCCGCGCCCTCACCCGCCACCTGCGCGAGCGCGGCGCGATGCGCGTCGGCATCTTCTCCGGCGACGCGATCGCCGACGAGGGCGCGCTGCTCGACCGGGTGCGCCAGGCCCCCGAGATGAAGGGCGCCGACCTCTCCGCCGAGGTCGCCACCAAGGAGACCTACGTCGTCCCGGCCATCGGCACCAAGAAGTTCACCGTCGCCGCGATCGACCTCGGTATCAAGGGCATGACCCCGCACCGGATGGCCGAACGCGGCATCGAGGTGCACGTCCTGCCCGCCACCGCCACCCTGGAGGAGGTGTACGCGGTGCAGCCCGACGGGGTCTTCTTCTCCAACGGCCCGGGCGACCCGTCCACCGCCGACCACCCCGTCTCCCTCATGCAGGGCGTCCTGGAGCGGCAGACCCCGCTCTTCGGCATCTGCTTCGGCAACCAGATCCTGGGCCGCGCGCTCGGCTTCGGCACGTACAAGCTGAAGTACGGCCACCGCGGCATCAACCAGCCGGTGCAGGACCGCTCGACCGGCAAGGTCGAGGTCACCGCGCACAACCACGGCTTCGCCGTCGACGCTCCGCTCGACAAGGTCTCCGACACCGCCTACGGGCGCGCCGAGGTCTCCCACGTCTGCCTGAACGACCAGGTCGTCGAGGGCCTCCGGCTCCTCGACCGGCCGGCCTTCAGCGTCCAGTACCACCCCGAAGCAGCTGCCGGCCCGCACGACGCCGCGTACCTCTTCGACCGCTTCGTTTCCCTGATGGAGGACCAGCGTGCCTAA